GGCGGAAGACCTGGTGCAGGAAACTTATGTCCGCGCCATGCGTTTTTCCCACCGCTTCCAGCCGGGAACCCATCTCCGGGCCTGGTTGTTTCAGATCCTGAGGAACACGTTCCTCACGTTCTACCGCCTGCGGGAGCGTGAGCCGGCGCTGTCCGAGGATGGGGTGCCGGCAGGCGGGGCGCCGATGTTCCACGACGCGCCGGATCAGGACGGGGCAAGCACCGAGGTCCTCACGGATCTCGACCGGGCGCTGTCCCGACTGCCCGAGGAATTCAAGACCCCGCTCCTGCTCGCCGAGGTGGAAGGGCTGCCTCTGGACGAGGTGGCGCGGATTATGGATTGCCCGGTGGGAACGGTGAAGTCGCGCATCTTCCGGGCGAAGGAGCGCCTGCGCGAGTACCTGAAGGACTACGGAGAGGAGCTGAGACGGTGAGCGCGGAGATGAGAGGCCCGGAGAGCGAGGCGGACGACGCCGCGT
The Candidatus Methylomirabilota bacterium genome window above contains:
- a CDS encoding sigma-70 family RNA polymerase sigma factor; this encodes MSDAEFRRQALEHLDALHNLAIYLTRNGSEAEDLVQETYVRAMRFSHRFQPGTHLRAWLFQILRNTFLTFYRLREREPALSEDGVPAGGAPMFHDAPDQDGASTEVLTDLDRALSRLPEEFKTPLLLAEVEGLPLDEVARIMDCPVGTVKSRIFRAKERLREYLKDYGEELRR